A single genomic interval of Aureliella helgolandensis harbors:
- a CDS encoding c-type cytochrome produces the protein MRLVRFDLRWMPVCLVFFLAVLLVSPSMGQSPAASAVDINLSGPVRIAKLLWKANPQAASSSLAKTINTALERKMVEELRVALLPLETSARQVVEVDSDSEVRQAVALAAILMIDGQEGEWSTVELTNRLKRIAELDQRELVLKSWFSVQPDRSKEYFEHLLASEQADEAWIGKVVQTGLTYDRARYEEAILANWANLPASVQLSAIEPLTRQAGSMRRLVQAVADGKIQRDLINTNQLQKWASSSQQELKEELEQVWGKVRVAQNVARQKVVQSALQNLRAGSPGSASRGALVFERVCSQCHRFRGKGFEVGPDITNNGRGNLEQLASNILDPSLVIGPAFQARMLLTVDGDLLSGILVGESERYIQLKLQGGKIVEFDREQEIEELKVSDKSMMPEGLEAQMTEQELRDLFAYLCLLKPLGAEDNELIPGTPDGFVQP, from the coding sequence ATGAGACTTGTAAGATTTGATCTGCGGTGGATGCCGGTGTGCTTGGTGTTCTTCTTGGCAGTCCTGCTGGTCTCACCCAGCATGGGGCAATCGCCCGCTGCATCGGCGGTCGACATCAACTTGAGTGGACCAGTCCGCATCGCCAAACTGCTGTGGAAGGCGAATCCTCAGGCGGCCTCCAGTTCGTTGGCCAAGACGATCAATACAGCGCTTGAACGCAAGATGGTGGAAGAGCTGCGCGTCGCTCTGTTGCCGCTCGAGACCTCCGCCAGGCAAGTTGTCGAAGTGGATTCGGATTCAGAGGTGCGGCAAGCAGTTGCACTTGCAGCGATCTTGATGATTGATGGTCAAGAGGGCGAATGGTCGACGGTTGAATTGACGAACCGTCTCAAGCGAATTGCTGAACTAGACCAGCGTGAACTGGTTTTGAAGAGTTGGTTCAGCGTCCAGCCAGACAGGTCAAAGGAGTATTTCGAGCACTTGCTGGCCAGCGAACAAGCAGATGAAGCTTGGATCGGCAAAGTGGTACAAACTGGTCTGACCTACGATCGTGCGCGATACGAAGAGGCCATCCTCGCCAACTGGGCCAACCTGCCTGCCAGCGTCCAGTTGTCGGCAATCGAACCGTTGACGCGCCAAGCGGGGTCGATGCGCCGCTTGGTTCAAGCGGTAGCGGATGGGAAGATTCAGCGGGATTTGATCAATACCAATCAACTGCAGAAGTGGGCCAGTTCGTCTCAGCAGGAGTTGAAAGAGGAATTGGAACAGGTGTGGGGGAAGGTGCGCGTCGCTCAAAATGTCGCACGGCAGAAAGTGGTTCAAAGCGCGCTTCAGAACCTGCGAGCTGGCAGCCCGGGAAGCGCTTCGAGAGGTGCCCTGGTATTCGAACGGGTTTGTTCCCAATGCCATCGATTCCGTGGCAAGGGGTTTGAAGTGGGGCCGGACATTACGAATAATGGTCGCGGCAACTTAGAGCAACTCGCCTCCAATATTCTGGATCCAAGCCTGGTTATCGGCCCCGCGTTTCAGGCCCGGATGTTGCTAACCGTCGACGGAGACCTGCTATCGGGCATTCTGGTGGGGGAATCGGAACGCTACATTCAATTGAAGCTCCAGGGTGGGAAGATTGTCGAATTTGACCGCGAGCAAGAGATTGAAGAGTTGAAGGTGAGCGATAAGAGCATGATGCCCGAGGGGCTCGAAGCCCAGATGACGGAACAAGAACTGCGAGATCTGTTCGCCTACCTGTGTTTGCTAAAACCGCTCGGCGCCGAGGATAATGAACTCATTCCCGGTACGCCGGATGGCTTCGTGCAGCCCTAA
- a CDS encoding thiazole synthase, whose product MTTEPSFKTPAADSTLKVGGFELPSRLIVGTGKYDTLELMRDSLTASGSTAITVAIRREKMYDRSGQNILDYIDPSRYVLLPNTAGCYNAADAVRVAKLGREILRALENPGADWVKLEVLGDTKTLLPDPVATLEACKTLVDAQFQVLCYTSDDPILARRLKEAGATSVMPAGSPIGSGQGILNPNNLKIILEYLKEDDPDYPVIVDAGVGTASDVSIAFELGADGVLLNSAIAHARDPVRMSIAMKHAAIAGREAFLSGRIPKRLYAQASSPEEGVITTRPW is encoded by the coding sequence ATGACCACTGAACCTTCCTTTAAAACACCGGCCGCGGATTCGACTCTCAAAGTTGGCGGGTTTGAACTGCCCAGTCGATTGATTGTGGGGACCGGCAAGTACGATACTTTGGAATTAATGCGGGATTCCCTGACGGCGTCAGGCTCCACGGCAATTACTGTCGCGATACGCCGCGAGAAAATGTACGATCGCAGCGGGCAAAATATTCTCGATTACATCGACCCCTCGCGGTACGTGCTGCTTCCCAATACGGCGGGCTGCTACAACGCCGCCGATGCGGTACGGGTCGCTAAATTAGGGAGAGAAATCCTGCGGGCGCTTGAGAATCCAGGTGCCGACTGGGTCAAGCTCGAAGTTCTCGGCGATACCAAGACTCTCTTGCCCGATCCAGTGGCTACGCTCGAAGCCTGCAAGACGCTCGTAGACGCTCAGTTTCAGGTCTTGTGTTACACCAGCGACGATCCCATTCTGGCCAGACGTCTCAAAGAGGCTGGAGCCACCAGCGTGATGCCAGCGGGCAGCCCCATTGGCAGTGGGCAGGGGATTCTCAATCCCAACAATCTGAAGATCATTCTGGAGTACCTGAAGGAAGACGACCCGGACTATCCGGTGATCGTGGATGCCGGTGTCGGAACGGCCAGTGATGTTTCCATCGCATTTGAATTGGGTGCGGATGGGGTTTTGTTGAATTCAGCCATCGCCCATGCACGCGATCCGGTGCGTATGTCGATCGCTATGAAGCATGCGGCCATTGCGGGCCGCGAAGCATTCCTTTCTGGCCGCATTCCCAAACGCCTCTACGCCCAAGCCAGCAGCCCCGAAGAGGGTGTGATCACGACTCGTCCCTGGTAG
- a CDS encoding UPF0236 family transposase-like protein, with the protein MQLKRVRWAVQDETSSTPIDALLDEAEKSFTCGIREMLCRLNQSSSSFVKTAANIARLSSIDISGESVRQLVEYEGRKVTNQLTRGGIDIGWSSADCTLENVPQKSSASSSAASGAVNDQQKPTPTRVYVGCDGVKVPVVTQAEKTKRRTTIKLKRRRSGKKCRPLPAARAGSDQQYKEARIVVAYNESQTLRLVIATRGDCEVTGRLMRSMATTIKLDEATESIANIDGAPWIRNQLEFHNIVDKINLDYYHMKDNAQKARREMFGEDESGATWLTALTNILMEQGVDALLSELLTQKLTCSGRRLQALEQLIGYISERREIIRYRELRARGIQIGSGPTEAQCKTTTQRVKGRGRRWDFANAECMMNLAALEASNLWDNYWGNHAKNAA; encoded by the coding sequence GTGCAACTAAAGCGTGTTCGGTGGGCAGTTCAAGACGAAACCAGCAGCACACCGATCGATGCCTTGCTGGATGAAGCAGAGAAAAGCTTCACGTGCGGGATACGTGAGATGCTTTGTCGTTTGAATCAAAGTTCCTCCAGCTTTGTAAAGACTGCGGCCAATATCGCTCGTTTATCATCGATCGACATTAGCGGCGAAAGCGTACGGCAATTGGTCGAGTACGAAGGTCGCAAGGTAACCAACCAGCTAACGCGAGGGGGCATTGATATTGGCTGGTCGTCGGCAGACTGCACGTTGGAAAATGTTCCCCAGAAGTCGTCGGCCAGTTCATCAGCCGCATCTGGCGCAGTGAATGATCAACAAAAACCAACCCCAACTCGGGTTTATGTCGGCTGCGACGGAGTGAAGGTACCGGTCGTTACTCAAGCCGAGAAGACTAAGCGTCGCACTACGATCAAACTGAAACGTCGACGTAGTGGAAAGAAATGTCGGCCGTTGCCAGCAGCTCGAGCAGGTTCGGATCAACAGTACAAGGAAGCAAGAATCGTAGTTGCTTACAACGAATCTCAGACGCTCCGGCTTGTGATAGCTACCCGCGGTGATTGCGAAGTCACTGGGCGCTTGATGCGAAGTATGGCGACGACCATCAAACTAGATGAAGCGACTGAGTCCATTGCAAATATCGATGGCGCTCCATGGATACGCAACCAATTGGAGTTTCACAACATTGTGGATAAAATCAACTTGGATTACTACCACATGAAAGACAACGCACAAAAGGCGCGTCGCGAGATGTTCGGCGAGGATGAATCGGGAGCCACATGGTTAACGGCATTGACCAACATCCTGATGGAACAGGGAGTCGACGCACTGCTGAGTGAGCTGCTTACTCAGAAACTCACGTGCTCAGGTCGACGCCTTCAAGCCTTGGAGCAATTGATCGGATATATTTCGGAGCGTCGTGAAATCATTCGTTATCGCGAACTTCGCGCTCGCGGCATTCAGATCGGCAGTGGTCCGACCGAGGCCCAATGCAAAACTACCACACAACGGGTCAAAGGCCGAGGTCGCCGGTGGGATTTCGCCAATGCCGAGTGCATGATGAACCTCGCTGCACTCGAAGCGAGTAACCTCTGGGACAATTACTGGGGAAATCATGCAAAAAATGCTGCCTAA
- a CDS encoding TlpA family protein disulfide reductase gives MMKSTQLFSSMAVGLLSLVTLGCSGPTADESSMPDASPVEAPAVASQPPADPASSAQGQAAAEVALADFAGVMESIQQHAGKVVVLDIWSRSCIPCMREFPHLVDLSQQHADEVVCLSLNVDYLGLKSKPAESYVPDVLKFLNQQGASTLVNFVSSEPDEIVFTKAEIDSIPAILVFDAAGELVHRFTEGNAGGDGLTYAQDVVPAIEKLLAE, from the coding sequence ATGATGAAATCAACTCAACTTTTCTCCAGCATGGCTGTGGGGCTTTTAAGCTTGGTAACCTTGGGGTGTTCGGGCCCAACAGCCGACGAATCTTCCATGCCCGACGCGTCCCCAGTGGAGGCACCAGCGGTTGCCAGCCAACCACCTGCGGATCCCGCAAGTAGCGCGCAAGGGCAGGCCGCCGCCGAGGTTGCTCTTGCCGATTTTGCAGGCGTCATGGAATCGATTCAACAGCACGCGGGCAAAGTTGTGGTACTCGATATTTGGAGCCGGTCTTGCATTCCCTGCATGCGAGAATTTCCTCATCTCGTCGACTTGAGTCAACAGCACGCAGACGAGGTCGTCTGCCTATCCCTCAACGTTGATTATCTGGGACTCAAAAGCAAGCCAGCGGAAAGCTATGTGCCGGATGTGTTGAAGTTCCTCAATCAGCAGGGAGCATCAACCCTCGTGAATTTTGTGTCTTCGGAGCCTGACGAAATCGTCTTCACCAAAGCGGAGATCGATTCGATTCCCGCCATTCTCGTCTTCGATGCGGCGGGGGAGTTGGTTCATCGCTTTACCGAAGGAAACGCAGGCGGTGACGGATTGACCTACGCCCAAGATGTGGTGCCCGCTATCGAAAAATTGTTGGCCGAATAA